The genomic region TGCCCCAAACAGCCCCGTCTACTACGAGGGGTACCAGCAACCATGATCCCGGCAAGATTTGAGCAAACTCCCGATTGATATCATCCTCCACAGCGCTAGGATCATGGATATGGAGGATTTGGCGCTGTTTGAGTTGGGTAGCCAGCACATTACCCTGATCTGGAATCACTACACTTAGCAAGTCAGGCAACGCTGGGCTAGCACGATACTCTGATAAGTGCCGCCAACATTGCTGCTCTGGGAAATATTGCACAACGGCTGAACGATCGGCTTGAACCAGTTGTGCAATCTCTACAGTTGCAGTCGCAAAAATTGTGTCTAAATCAAGGGACTGACGAATTGCTTGCACAATGCGATAAAGAGCTTGTTCTTGCTCAATTCGCTGCCGCAGTGCTTGCTCTAGGTGCTTCTGTTCCGTAATGTCTCGACAAACAACCAAGATGGAAGCTACGGAGCCATCGGTCATGGTTTCTGGTACACACCGAGCTTGATAGGCACGGATGCCACAAGGAGTAGGCAGCTCAAATTCCAGTTGTTCTTGCTGCCCTGTTGCCAACACCCGATTAAAGACTGCATCCCACTGGGCAACTAATGGTGCAGGCATTCCCATGTCTTGATTCGTTTTGCCTAGAAAACCATCAGGTGGCAAGCCCGTGGCGTTTTCAATCGCTGGGTTGACGTAGAGGTAGCGGAGTGTGCGATCGAACCGCATGATGATATCGGGGTCATTTTCCACCAGAGCGCGAAACTCTTGTTCTCGTCGATGTAGAGCTTCCTCAGCTCGTTTGAGACTGGTAATGTCTCGCCCCACCGATTGAATTTCCACCAAGTTTCCGGAGTTGTCAAAAACACCTAGATTTACCCATTGAGTCCAACCCAGTTGGCCATCAGCGCGATAATCAGCGTTAATGTTCTCAAACATAGAATTTGCGGGTGTTAGGGCTGCAATCTTTTGGTAGAGTTGGCTCAAATCCTCTGGGGGAACGTAGTGGTGCCAGCGAGTGCCAATAAGTTGTGCTGGCGATCGTCCTAGGGCACGGCAAAGGGAAGTATTTACGAAGGTAATGGTGGTGTCAGCCTTGGAACGCATCACAAAATCTGTCTGGCTTTCCACAATTTGACGATAGCGCTCCTCACTGGTTTGGAGGTCAGCTTGGACGGCCAACAACTCGGCTAGGGTACTCTTTAAAGTGCGATTGGTATGGTAGTTGATGATAACTTCTCGTTTGACTAGCCAGTACACTAATCCTGCTGTAACTAGGACATACAGCCAGCCCTTTAGGGTTTGCAGCAGCACCA from Cyanobacteriota bacterium harbors:
- a CDS encoding PAS domain S-box protein, encoding MNRRSTTKQPSLSAPLRIAGLYAAVGWLWIFLSDRLVAAILHRRLDNMVLLQTLKGWLYVLVTAGLVYWLVKREVIINYHTNRTLKSTLAELLAVQADLQTSEERYRQIVESQTDFVMRSKADTTITFVNTSLCRALGRSPAQLIGTRWHHYVPPEDLSQLYQKIAALTPANSMFENINADYRADGQLGWTQWVNLGVFDNSGNLVEIQSVGRDITSLKRAEEALHRREQEFRALVENDPDIIMRFDRTLRYLYVNPAIENATGLPPDGFLGKTNQDMGMPAPLVAQWDAVFNRVLATGQQEQLEFELPTPCGIRAYQARCVPETMTDGSVASILVVCRDITEQKHLEQALRQRIEQEQALYRIVQAIRQSLDLDTIFATATVEIAQLVQADRSAVVQYFPEQQCWRHLSEYRASPALPDLLSVVIPDQGNVLATQLKQRQILHIHDPSAVEDDINREFAQILPGSWLLVPLVVDGAVWGSFSMARVTPQSPWNDEQITLVQTIADQLAIAIQQAQAFQQARQELAERQRAEANLRAALAEKEVLFKEIHHRVKNNLQIISGLLQLQADSLQDPQVVAALRESQQRIQAMALIHKKLYAVSDLGRIDVVDYIHSLTSSLIASYQVLPGRVRLSVEVEPISLSLDQAIPCGLVINELVSNAFKYGFPNQRAGEVTVTLRHIDGL